Within Pseudomonadota bacterium, the genomic segment CGAGAAACCTTTGAGCGTGCGTTGCCTGTGCTCAAAGCCATGGGGCGCCGCATACTGCACACAGGCGATATCGGCAGCGCCTCGATCTTAAAGGTTGTCACCAATTATCTAGCGACGGCTAACCTGGTGACTCTCTGCGAGGCCATGGTAACGGCCAAAGCCGCCGGCATGGATCTCAATACCGCTTTTGAAGCCATTCGGATTTCGTCCGGCACATCGTTTGTTCACGAAACGGAAAGCCAAGTTATCCTAAACGGCTCGCGCGACATCAATTTCACAATGGACCTGGTGGTCAAGGATATTTCCCTGTTTCAGGACATCGCCGATCGCGCCAACATACCGCTTGAAATTTCACCCCTGCTCAAATCCATCTTTCAGGATGGCGAACAACGCTACGGACCGCGTGAACTCTCACCCAACATCATCAGGCGGCTTGAAGACGCGACGGGACTGTCGATTCTCGCCCCGGGCTTCCCGCTCGAAATGGTCGACGATGAACCGGAAGAGCCGGGTTATGAGGTGCTCCCGACTGGCTTGAAACGCAACGTGTGATGGCGGTTCCATCCTCGCCCTATTCTGCACGATTGCGTTCACCCAGATGGGCAAAAAACGCCGCTCGGAAAGACCCCAATTGCCGATTGGTTTGATGCCGAGATCGTATTGTGCTCACCACGAGTGTAAGCGGAGTTATCTGGTCTTTTTCGGCCGCGATGAACACACCACACACACCACCCGGCTCGCGTTTTCACGCACAAGCCTAATAGCGGTCTTTTTTGGCAGACGCTCAACTCGACGAACGTCGCTCGGCCAGCTCACCACTTTTGAGGGCGTTTCGCACCCAGTCCACAATCGGGCGCACGGGATTCAACGCTGCCGGCGCGTAGTACCCCGCCCAGCCATTACGTCCGCCGTGCTTGACCGAGTACAATGCCTGGTCAGCAAGCTCGAGAGTCTCACTCCATGTCAATGTGCCCGGCCGGTCGAGCGAAAACGGGTAGGCAGCAAAACCAATTGAGCAAGTGCAGTAGAGTGGCTCATCATTGTGGCCAGCAAAGTTGTGGCCGCTTATTGCGGTTCGCACACGTTCGGCAATGATCGGCGCTTCGTCACGGTCGATGAATCGGGCCACCACCAGAAACTCTTCGCCGCCCCAACGGACCTTGAAGTCCTCTTTACGAAACTCGCGCTCCAGGATGCGACTCGCCTCCACTAAGACAGTGTCGCCCATCGCATGACCGCGCTGATCATTAACGAGTTTGAAGTGGTCGAGGTCGACTAAAAAAAACACGAGATCGCCACCACTTGGGGGCGTGTAGAGCGTACGGCCGTCCGGGTCGGTCCATAGCCGTATCGACTGCGACGCGTCGGCCTCAATTTGACGCTCAAGAAAACGTCGATTGGCAAGACCGGTGAGTGGATCGGTCACGCTGGCCTGCTCCACCGCGTCATAGGCGGCCGTTAACTCGTCATGGCGCTCGCGAAGCTCGCTAGTCTTATCGGCCACCTCCTCTTGGAGTCGCCGCTTTTGTCGACGATTCACAAGGCGGCTGTACACATGGAAGCACAGCAGAAACGCGCCAACCAATGTGGCAATACCCACCCTTTGACGCGATGACTCGCGCTCAAGCGCCAGCTGCGAAAACGCCCGCTCTCTTTGCGCCAGTTCCAACTCAATGGCTTGACGTTCGTATTGCGCTTCGCCCTGCATCGCGGCCAGCACCGACGTGCGTAAGGCGTCGGACACGCTATTTTCAAGTTCATTACGCGCGCGCAGGGCGCTTAGCGCATCGGCCGGTCGACCGGCGCTTTCCAGCATTTCGACTTTTAATGTGTACAGATCGAGCGCGCGAAGTCGGGACCGCTGTGATAGCGCGTCGTCTAACGCCGTGTTCAGATGCACCAAACCCACCTCATCGTTACCCGCCCAATGCTCAAGCTCGGCAAGCCAGTGACGCGCCCGGTTGATCAACACGGGCCAAGATGCCTCAACGCTACGTGCCAGAACGTCCTGCAATTGTGCGCGCGCCAAATCGATCTGGCCGGCCTTTGCCTCAAGGCGCGCCATCGTCGCAACCGCCCACTGATAATCCCGCTCGGTCTCGATTTGCTTAAATAGCGTTTGCGCTCGATCGACATGCGGGCGGGCCTGTTCCAAGTCATCAAGCTCAATGTGCATCGAGCCCACACGCAGGTGACTATAGGCCAGGTTGCGCGGTCCACCTTCGGCGATATCCAGCTCGAGCGCGGCTTCGTAGTAGCCGAGTGCTTCGCGGTATTCACTCAGTGCCACGTGGATAGATGCGGTGTTGTATAGACCGTCAGCCATACCCACCTTGTCGTCCAGCTCGCGTGAAAGCGTCAGACCTTTACTATGCCAACCCAGCGACTCCTCGAGCTGTCCAAGAAAGCGGTAGACGATGCCGTAGGTGTTGTACACATCCGCCAGCCCGCTCTTGTCTTCGATTCGTTGATAGGTGGCTTCGGCTTTGCGCAGCCATGCGAGCGCCTCGGCATAGTTGGCGCGATAGCGGAAGACCCGGGCGAGTTGATTTTGCGCGTTGCCCCGCTCGCTGCTGGCCCACCCAGACTCAAGCAAGTCGAGGGCGTCGAGCAGCACGAGCTCCGCGTCGTCATACCGGTGCTGGTCGATGTACACGGTGCCGAGGCTGGTGAGAATCTGAGCGCGAAGCTGCGGTTCACCGGTTTCGCCAAGGACCTTCAGCGCCTCTGTGGCAAGCGTGACGGCGCGATCAAACTCACCAGCGGCTTTCGCCTCTTTGATGGCATCGATTGTGGTCGACAACGCGTCGTTCGACGTCTGGGCCGCTGCACTGGTCGTCAGGAAAAAGGCGACAAGAAAGGAGGCGA encodes:
- a CDS encoding NAD(P)-dependent oxidoreductase; this translates as MKIGFIGLGNVGGKLAGSILRNGYDLTVRDLNDELVDAFVAQGARRAHSPKAIAESCDMVITCLPSPAVCATVMEADDGLLAGLSAGKIWAEMSTTDETEVRRIAERVRAKGAEPVDCPVSGGCHRAATGNISIFAGCTRETFERALPVLKAMGRRILHTGDIGSASILKVVTNYLATANLVTLCEAMVTAKAAGMDLNTAFEAIRISSGTSFVHETESQVILNGSRDINFTMDLVVKDISLFQDIADRANIPLEISPLLKSIFQDGEQRYGPRELSPNIIRRLEDATGLSILAPGFPLEMVDDEPEEPGYEVLPTGLKRNV
- a CDS encoding diguanylate cyclase, giving the protein MTCIDARSPSWRRHLSLVVASFLVAFFLTTSAAAQTSNDALSTTIDAIKEAKAAGEFDRAVTLATEALKVLGETGEPQLRAQILTSLGTVYIDQHRYDDAELVLLDALDLLESGWASSERGNAQNQLARVFRYRANYAEALAWLRKAEATYQRIEDKSGLADVYNTYGIVYRFLGQLEESLGWHSKGLTLSRELDDKVGMADGLYNTASIHVALSEYREALGYYEAALELDIAEGGPRNLAYSHLRVGSMHIELDDLEQARPHVDRAQTLFKQIETERDYQWAVATMARLEAKAGQIDLARAQLQDVLARSVEASWPVLINRARHWLAELEHWAGNDEVGLVHLNTALDDALSQRSRLRALDLYTLKVEMLESAGRPADALSALRARNELENSVSDALRTSVLAAMQGEAQYERQAIELELAQRERAFSQLALERESSRQRVGIATLVGAFLLCFHVYSRLVNRRQKRRLQEEVADKTSELRERHDELTAAYDAVEQASVTDPLTGLANRRFLERQIEADASQSIRLWTDPDGRTLYTPPSGGDLVFFLVDLDHFKLVNDQRGHAMGDTVLVEASRILEREFRKEDFKVRWGGEEFLVVARFIDRDEAPIIAERVRTAISGHNFAGHNDEPLYCTCSIGFAAYPFSLDRPGTLTWSETLELADQALYSVKHGGRNGWAGYYAPAALNPVRPIVDWVRNALKSGELAERRSSS